The Rhododendron vialii isolate Sample 1 chromosome 8a, ASM3025357v1 genome has a window encoding:
- the LOC131335292 gene encoding fasciclin-like arabinogalactan protein 14, with amino-acid sequence QYSSTFGGRETSSFTNKTKPHFKSNLNIKPTFFIPILEAPNSHIVPILEYPILIIGINMKSFNSLLVSFFLLFYTTNAFNITHILDKYPDFSTFNNYLTQTQLAAAINSRQTITVLAVDNAGISPLSGKPADELKKIMSVHVVLDYFDEEKLKKISKKTSLLTTLFQSSGQATGQQGFVNVTDLSTGSVVFGSGVKGSALGANLVKSVDAQPYNISVLQISTVIIPPGIDGSTANSSTNSTAKPPQASPGPGPASVPPTKSPKKSPPTAAPQPSEAAPPPDATADSPAKDDADVPTADAPAKDDKKSAGVSLRLGVFVVLVIAVSTSFIGLVF; translated from the coding sequence CAATATTCCTCCACATTTGGTGGAAGAGAAACTTCCTCCTTCACCAACAAAACAAAGCCTCATTTCAAGTCCAATTTGAATATAAAACCGACCTTTTTTATTCCCATTCTTGAGGCACCCAATTCTCATATTGTTCCCATTCTTGAGTACCCAATTCTCATAATTGGGATCAACATGAAATCCTTTAACTCCCTtttggtttctttctttctcctcttcTACACCACCAATGCCTTCAACATAACCCATATCCTTGACAAATACCCAGATTTCAGCACCTTCAACAACTACCTAACCCAGACCCAACTCGCCGCCGCCATCAACAGCCGCCAGACCATCACCGTTTTGGCGGTCGACAACGCGGGAATCTCCCCTCTCTCCGGGAAACCAGCCGACGAGCTCAAAAAGATCATGAGCGTCCACGTGGTGCTCGACTACTTCGACgaagaaaagctcaaaaaaatCTCAAAGAAGACCTCATTGCTAACCACATTGTTCCAGTCCAGTGGCCAAGCCACTGGCCAACAGGGGTTCGTCAACGTGACCGATTTGAGCACCGGTTCGGTTGTGTTCGGCTCCGGCGTGAAAGGCTCAGCGCTAGGTGCCAATTTGGTCAAGTCTGTCGACGCTCAGCCGTATAACATATCGGTGTTGCAAATTAGTACTGTGATCATTCCTCCGGGCATCGATGGATCAACAGCGAATTCCAGCACGAATTCAACTGCTAAACCACCACAAGCTTCCCCCGGGCCTGGACCAGCCTCGGTACCACCAACCAAGAGCCCGAAAAAATCTCCCCCCACCGCGGCTCCTCAGCCTAGCGAGGCGGCTCCACCACCCGATGCCACCGCGGATTCACCAGCAAAGGATGATGCTGATGTACCAACCGCAGATGCACCAGCAAAGGATGATAAAAAAAGTGCTGGTGTATCCCTCAGGCttggtgtttttgttgttttagtgATTGCGGTATCGACTTCTTTCATTGGTTTGGTGTTCTGA
- the LOC131335287 gene encoding very-long-chain aldehyde decarbonylase CER3-like isoform X2 — protein MERENGANEQNVDIPEYERNCFPGKMDSPLFAWPWDNLGIFKYLLYGPFVAKFLHSTVWEGTQRDRRWCTHILILCSLRGLIHQLWSSYSNMLFLNRNRRVSQLGIDFKQIDREWDWDNFIILQAFVGSLAYFSFPSLACLPLWNTKGILCCLILHMTVSEPLYYWTHRLMHSHHLFNNYHWLHHSSKVTHPFTAGHATLLEHLILCVIVGVPIIGTTLMGFGSMSMIYLYVLIFDFLRCLGHCNVEIIPHHLFKIFPFLRYVIYTPTYHGLHHKELGTNFCLFMPLYDALGKTMNYHSWDIHKETSSGKNGKVPDFVFLVHVVDMMQAMHVPFLFRSFSSHPFSIMPFLIPLWPFSFLMMLIMWAKSKTFLISFYNLRNRLLLQTWAVPRFGFQYFLPFAKEGINNQIEEAILRADRLGVKVVSLAALNKMLTLSTERFEKIQKEAPMDCQKFLVQVTKYKAAKECKTWIIGKWTTAFEQYWAPSGTSFLQFVVPPIIPFRRDCTYGKLVAMKLPDDVEGLGSCEYQLQRGAVHACHAGGVVHLLEGWSHHEVGAIDVDQIDVVWNAAIKHGLKLL, from the exons ATGGAGAGGGAAAATGGTGCAAATGAACAAAATGTTGATATTCCTGAATATGAAAGAAACTGTTTCCCAGGGAAAATGGATTCCCCTCTATTTGCCTGGCCATGGGATAATTTGGGTATATTCAAG TATTTGCTATATGGACCATTTGTGGCAAAATTCCTGCATTCAACTGTTTGGGAAGGGACTCAGAGAGATAGACGTTGGTGTACGCATATTCTCATCTTATGTTCACTGAGGGGCCTAATTCACCAGCTGTGGAGCTCTTACAGTAATATGCTTTTCCTAAACCGCAATCGCCGGGTGTCTCAACTTGGCATAGATTTCAAGCAAATTGACAGAGAGTGGGATTG GGATAATTTTATTATTCTTCAAGCCTTTGTGGGTTCGTTGGCCTACTTCAGTTTCCCTTCCCTAGCCTGTCTTCCACTGTGGAACACAAAGGGGATTCTCTGCTGTCTAATACTGCACATGACGGTTTCAGAGCCACTTTACTATTGGACACACAGACTCATGCATTCACACCATCTTTTTAACAACTATCATTGGCTGCATCATTCCTCCAAAGTCACACATCCCTTCACAG CTGGGCATGCTACACTGCTGGAACATCTAATCCTGTGTGTGATTGTAGGGGTGCCTATCATTGGAACTACCCTTATGGGATTTGGATCAATGAGCATGATCTACCTCTACGTTTTGATCTTTGATTTCCTTAGATGTTTGGGACATTGCAATGTTGAAATCATTCCTCATCATCTATTCAAGATCTTTCCATTTCTTCGATATGTAATCTACACGCCCAC GTACCATGGCCTTCACCACAAAGAATTGGGGACCAATTTCTGCCTCTTCATGCCTCTTTATGATGCACTGGGAAAGACCATGAACTACCATTCTTGGGATATTCACAAAGAAACCAGTTCAG gaaaaaatggaaaagtgCCTGATTTTGTGTTCCTCGTACACGTAGTGGACATGATGCAAGCGATGCACGTGCCTTTCTTGTTCCGATCGTTTAGCTCGCATCCCTTCAGCATAATGCCTTTCTTGATCCCATTGTGGCCTTTCAGTTTCTTGATGATGCTTATCATGTGGGCTAAGTCAAAGACTTTCTTGATCAGTTTTTACAACCTCAGAAATAGATTGCTGCTCCAAACATGGGCAGTCCCCAGGTTTGGTTTTCAG TATTTCTTGCCATTTGCTAAAGAAGGCATCAATAATCAAATTGAAGAAGCTATTCTCAGGGCAGATAGACTTGGTGTAAAAGTTGTTAGCCTTGCTGCATTGAATAAg ATGTTAACTCTATCCACCGAGAGATTCGAGAAAATTCAAAAGGAAGCCCCAATGGACTGCCAGAAATTTCTGGTTCAAGTAACAAAATACAAAGCTGCAAAAGAGTGCAAG ACATGGATCATTGGTAAATGGACCACAGCGTTCGAGCAATATTGGGCACCGTCGGGGACAAGTTTCCTCCAGTTTGTGGTTCCACCTATCATTCCCTTTAGAAGAGACTGTACTTATGGGAAACTTGTAGCCATGAAGCTCCCGGATGATGTCGAGGGCCTAGGCTCATGTGAG TATCAACTCCAAAGAGGTGCAGTTCATGCGTGCCATGCCGGTGGGGTGGTTCACCTCCTTGAAGGGTGGAGCCACCATGAGGTTGGAGCTATTGATGTAGACCAGATTGATGTTGTGTGGAATGCTGCAATAAAGCACGGCCTGAAGCTGTTGTAG
- the LOC131335287 gene encoding very-long-chain aldehyde decarbonylase CER3-like isoform X1, whose protein sequence is MERENGANEQNVDIPEYERNCFPGKMDSPLFAWPWDNLGIFKYLLYGPFVAKFLHSTVWEGTQRDRRWCTHILILCSLRGLIHQLWSSYSNMLFLNRNRRVSQLGIDFKQIDREWDWDNFIILQAFVGSLAYFSFPSLACLPLWNTKGILCCLILHMTVSEPLYYWTHRLMHSHHLFNNYHWLHHSSKVTHPFTAGHATLLEHLILCVIVGVPIIGTTLMGFGSMSMIYLYVLIFDFLRCLGHCNVEIIPHHLFKIFPFLRYVIYTPTYHGLHHKELGTNFCLFMPLYDALGKTMNYHSWDIHKETSSGKNGKVPDFVFLVHVVDMMQAMHVPFLFRSFSSHPFSIMPFLIPLWPFSFLMMLIMWAKSKTFLISFYNLRNRLLLQTWAVPRFGFQYFLPFAKEGINNQIEEAILRADRLGVKVVSLAALNKNEALNGGGTLFVNKHPNLKVRVVHGNTLTAAVILKEIPQEAEEVFLTGATSKLGRAIALYLARRRVRVLMLTLSTERFEKIQKEAPMDCQKFLVQVTKYKAAKECKTWIIGKWTTAFEQYWAPSGTSFLQFVVPPIIPFRRDCTYGKLVAMKLPDDVEGLGSCEYQLQRGAVHACHAGGVVHLLEGWSHHEVGAIDVDQIDVVWNAAIKHGLKLL, encoded by the exons ATGGAGAGGGAAAATGGTGCAAATGAACAAAATGTTGATATTCCTGAATATGAAAGAAACTGTTTCCCAGGGAAAATGGATTCCCCTCTATTTGCCTGGCCATGGGATAATTTGGGTATATTCAAG TATTTGCTATATGGACCATTTGTGGCAAAATTCCTGCATTCAACTGTTTGGGAAGGGACTCAGAGAGATAGACGTTGGTGTACGCATATTCTCATCTTATGTTCACTGAGGGGCCTAATTCACCAGCTGTGGAGCTCTTACAGTAATATGCTTTTCCTAAACCGCAATCGCCGGGTGTCTCAACTTGGCATAGATTTCAAGCAAATTGACAGAGAGTGGGATTG GGATAATTTTATTATTCTTCAAGCCTTTGTGGGTTCGTTGGCCTACTTCAGTTTCCCTTCCCTAGCCTGTCTTCCACTGTGGAACACAAAGGGGATTCTCTGCTGTCTAATACTGCACATGACGGTTTCAGAGCCACTTTACTATTGGACACACAGACTCATGCATTCACACCATCTTTTTAACAACTATCATTGGCTGCATCATTCCTCCAAAGTCACACATCCCTTCACAG CTGGGCATGCTACACTGCTGGAACATCTAATCCTGTGTGTGATTGTAGGGGTGCCTATCATTGGAACTACCCTTATGGGATTTGGATCAATGAGCATGATCTACCTCTACGTTTTGATCTTTGATTTCCTTAGATGTTTGGGACATTGCAATGTTGAAATCATTCCTCATCATCTATTCAAGATCTTTCCATTTCTTCGATATGTAATCTACACGCCCAC GTACCATGGCCTTCACCACAAAGAATTGGGGACCAATTTCTGCCTCTTCATGCCTCTTTATGATGCACTGGGAAAGACCATGAACTACCATTCTTGGGATATTCACAAAGAAACCAGTTCAG gaaaaaatggaaaagtgCCTGATTTTGTGTTCCTCGTACACGTAGTGGACATGATGCAAGCGATGCACGTGCCTTTCTTGTTCCGATCGTTTAGCTCGCATCCCTTCAGCATAATGCCTTTCTTGATCCCATTGTGGCCTTTCAGTTTCTTGATGATGCTTATCATGTGGGCTAAGTCAAAGACTTTCTTGATCAGTTTTTACAACCTCAGAAATAGATTGCTGCTCCAAACATGGGCAGTCCCCAGGTTTGGTTTTCAG TATTTCTTGCCATTTGCTAAAGAAGGCATCAATAATCAAATTGAAGAAGCTATTCTCAGGGCAGATAGACTTGGTGTAAAAGTTGTTAGCCTTGCTGCATTGAATAAg AATGAGGCTCTGAACGGAGGTGGGACGTTATTTGTTAACAAGCATCCGAACCTTAAAGTTCGCGTGGTTCACGGTAACACATTGACAGCGGCTGTGATTCTCAAAGAGATACCTCAAGAAGCAGAGGAGGTGTTCTTGACAGGAGCTACTTCGAAGCTTGGAAGGGCCATTGCCCTCTACTTAGCTCGTCGAAGGGTTAGGGTCTTG ATGTTAACTCTATCCACCGAGAGATTCGAGAAAATTCAAAAGGAAGCCCCAATGGACTGCCAGAAATTTCTGGTTCAAGTAACAAAATACAAAGCTGCAAAAGAGTGCAAG ACATGGATCATTGGTAAATGGACCACAGCGTTCGAGCAATATTGGGCACCGTCGGGGACAAGTTTCCTCCAGTTTGTGGTTCCACCTATCATTCCCTTTAGAAGAGACTGTACTTATGGGAAACTTGTAGCCATGAAGCTCCCGGATGATGTCGAGGGCCTAGGCTCATGTGAG TATCAACTCCAAAGAGGTGCAGTTCATGCGTGCCATGCCGGTGGGGTGGTTCACCTCCTTGAAGGGTGGAGCCACCATGAGGTTGGAGCTATTGATGTAGACCAGATTGATGTTGTGTGGAATGCTGCAATAAAGCACGGCCTGAAGCTGTTGTAG